The following proteins come from a genomic window of Pararhodobacter sp.:
- a CDS encoding ABC-F family ATP-binding cassette domain-containing protein, whose protein sequence is MAPTPLLQLSSISLTFGGNPLFSDLDLVIQPGDRLALVGRNGSGKSTLMKIMAGLTQADSGGRVLTPGIHVGYMEQDPDFTGFDTLGDYAMQSLDPSESYKVEIAAEGLGFDPDVATETASGGERRRAALARLLAEAPELMLLDEPTNHLDIQAIKWLEDRLRETRAAFVLISHDRAFLDALSRAMLWVDRGKVRRLEQGFAAFEEWRDKTWAEEDDARHKLDRKIKHEAKWAVEGISARRKRNMGRVRALQDLKADRAAQIRRQGTAAMALDGGQQSGKLVVEATNISKSFGDLEILRDFSLKVLRGDRVAFVGPNGAGKTTMLSLLTGAMEPDSGTIRLGTNLDMAVFDQTRAKLDPNSTLWENLTGDPLMRVSGAADQVMVRGQPKHVVGYLKEFLFDESQARAPVRSLSGGERARLLLARIMARSSNLLVLDEPTNDLDVETLDLLQDILADYPGTVLLVSHDRDFIDRVATTTLAFEGQGVVTVYAGGWSDYQAQKALSDPAKPAAGKSDTAKPAPQPAAPVSKQAANALSFTERKRLEALPKEIARLEAEIAKLSELLSDADLYAREPVKATRATEMLEQRQQALAKAEDEWMTLEDRAQA, encoded by the coding sequence ATGGCACCCACACCCCTTTTGCAGCTCTCTTCGATTTCCCTGACCTTCGGCGGAAATCCCCTGTTCAGCGACCTTGATCTGGTCATCCAACCGGGCGACCGGCTGGCCCTTGTCGGCCGGAACGGATCGGGGAAATCCACCCTGATGAAGATCATGGCCGGCCTCACGCAGGCCGATTCCGGTGGCCGGGTTCTCACCCCCGGAATCCATGTCGGCTACATGGAGCAGGACCCCGATTTCACCGGCTTTGACACGCTCGGCGATTATGCCATGCAATCGCTGGACCCCTCCGAGAGCTACAAGGTCGAGATCGCCGCCGAAGGGTTGGGATTCGATCCCGACGTCGCCACCGAAACCGCCTCGGGCGGCGAGCGCCGCCGCGCCGCGCTGGCCCGTCTGCTGGCCGAAGCGCCCGAATTGATGCTGCTCGACGAGCCGACCAACCACCTCGATATTCAGGCGATCAAGTGGCTGGAGGATCGCCTGCGCGAGACCCGCGCCGCCTTTGTCCTGATCAGCCACGACCGCGCATTTCTGGACGCCCTGAGCCGGGCGATGCTGTGGGTGGATCGAGGAAAAGTGCGTCGGTTGGAGCAGGGGTTCGCCGCTTTTGAGGAGTGGCGCGACAAGACCTGGGCCGAGGAAGACGACGCCCGCCACAAGCTGGACCGCAAGATCAAGCACGAGGCGAAATGGGCCGTCGAGGGAATCAGCGCGCGCCGCAAACGCAACATGGGGCGCGTCAGGGCGCTGCAGGACCTCAAGGCCGACCGCGCGGCGCAAATCCGTCGTCAGGGCACCGCCGCGATGGCGCTGGATGGCGGGCAACAATCGGGCAAGCTGGTGGTCGAGGCCACCAATATCAGCAAGTCGTTCGGCGATCTGGAGATCCTGCGCGATTTCAGCCTGAAGGTGCTGCGCGGCGACCGGGTGGCCTTTGTCGGGCCGAATGGTGCGGGCAAGACCACGATGCTCAGCCTGCTGACCGGGGCGATGGAGCCCGACAGCGGCACGATCCGGCTGGGCACCAATCTGGATATGGCGGTGTTTGACCAGACGCGCGCCAAGCTTGATCCGAATTCGACCTTGTGGGAAAACCTGACCGGCGATCCGTTGATGCGGGTCTCGGGGGCGGCGGATCAGGTGATGGTGCGCGGCCAGCCAAAACATGTGGTGGGCTACCTCAAGGAATTCCTGTTCGATGAATCTCAGGCCCGCGCTCCGGTGCGCAGCCTGTCGGGCGGTGAGCGCGCGCGGCTGTTGCTGGCGCGGATCATGGCGCGCTCGTCGAACCTGCTGGTGCTCGATGAGCCGACCAACGATCTGGATGTCGAAACGCTGGACCTGCTGCAAGATATCCTGGCCGATTATCCGGGGACGGTTTTGTTGGTCAGCCACGACCGCGACTTTATCGACCGGGTGGCGACGACAACTCTGGCCTTTGAAGGGCAGGGGGTTGTGACGGTCTATGCCGGGGGCTGGTCGGATTATCAGGCGCAAAAGGCGTTGTCGGACCCGGCCAAACCGGCAGCAGGCAAGTCTGACACCGCAAAACCGGCGCCGCAGCCCGCTGCACCTGTCAGCAAACAGGCCGCGAACGCGCTCAGCTTTACCGAGCGCAAGCGGCTAGAGGCGTTGCCCAAAGAGATCGCGCGCCTTGAGGCTGAAATCGCCAAATTGTCTGAACTGTTATCCGACGCCGATCTTTATGCACGCGAACCGGTCAAGGCCACGCGCGCAACCGAGATGTTGGAACAGCGCCAACAGGCGCTGGCCAAGGCCGAGGACGAATGGATGACGCTGGAAGATCGCGCTCAAGCCTGA
- a CDS encoding SDR family oxidoreductase, whose translation MTQDTNTPESTRPDAAPGSRIALITGASRGLGAALAETLAARGWHIIALARTTGALEELDDRITAAGGTATLVPVDITKEDAMRQICLSIHQRWGKVDLWAHTAVHVPPLSPAGHIALKDWDKTLATTLRATGLLIPMIEPLLRASVRGTALFFDDASSRDSSGEARKFFGAYAAAKAGQIALARAWAVENATLGEDRAPQVIIDSPAPMPTATRARFFPGEDRTTLTPCAQEAERIVSRLG comes from the coding sequence ATGACCCAAGACACGAACACCCCCGAATCAACCCGCCCCGACGCGGCACCCGGTTCGCGCATCGCGCTGATCACCGGGGCCTCGCGTGGCCTCGGCGCGGCCTTGGCCGAAACGCTGGCGGCGCGCGGCTGGCACATCATCGCGCTGGCGCGCACCACCGGCGCGCTCGAGGAACTCGACGATCGGATCACGGCGGCAGGCGGCACGGCGACCCTGGTCCCGGTTGACATCACCAAAGAAGACGCGATGCGCCAGATCTGCCTGTCGATCCATCAACGCTGGGGCAAAGTTGACCTTTGGGCGCATACGGCGGTGCATGTGCCACCGCTGTCACCCGCCGGGCATATCGCGCTCAAGGATTGGGACAAGACATTGGCCACGACCCTGCGCGCCACGGGCCTGTTGATCCCGATGATCGAGCCCTTGCTGCGGGCGAGCGTCCGGGGCACGGCTCTGTTTTTCGACGATGCCTCAAGCCGCGACTCCTCGGGCGAGGCGCGCAAGTTTTTCGGCGCCTATGCGGCGGCGAAAGCCGGGCAGATCGCGCTGGCGCGCGCATGGGCCGTCGAAAACGCGACCCTTGGCGAAGACCGTGCCCCGCAAGTCATCATCGACAGCCCCGCGCCGATGCCGACCGCCACGCGCGCCCGGTTCTTCCCCGGTGAGGACCGCACGACCCTGACGCCCTGCGCCCAGGAAGCCGAGCGGATTGTCTCGCGCCTCGGCTAA
- a CDS encoding DedA family protein — MTDLLFELVTEWGATALAVVTFLSCLAVPVPSSMMMLAAGAFAASGDLALMPVAASALAGAILGDQAGYQLGRFGLAATEGWLRKSPARAGVLDRARASIQARGGSAVFLSRWLFSILGPYVNLLSGGMRLNWWTFTAAAITGEVIWVMVYVGLGYSAGSHLAEVTTLLGNVTGLATSLLVTLGLGYALWRRRRRQA, encoded by the coding sequence ATGACTGACCTGTTGTTCGAACTGGTCACCGAATGGGGCGCAACGGCCTTGGCCGTGGTGACATTCTTGTCCTGCCTCGCCGTTCCTGTGCCCTCGTCGATGATGATGTTGGCCGCCGGGGCTTTTGCCGCCTCGGGTGATCTGGCGTTGATGCCGGTTGCCGCCTCGGCGCTGGCAGGGGCAATTCTGGGCGATCAGGCCGGCTATCAACTGGGGCGCTTCGGATTGGCGGCGACCGAGGGGTGGCTGCGCAAAAGCCCGGCGCGCGCCGGGGTTCTGGATCGGGCGCGGGCGTCCATTCAGGCGCGTGGCGGATCGGCCGTGTTCCTCAGCCGTTGGCTGTTCAGCATCCTCGGACCGTATGTAAACCTGCTCTCGGGCGGAATGCGGCTGAATTGGTGGACGTTTACCGCCGCCGCCATCACCGGCGAGGTCATCTGGGTGATGGTTTACGTCGGCCTCGGGTATTCCGCGGGCAGTCATCTGGCAGAAGTCACAACGTTGCTCGGCAACGTCACCGGATTGGCAACGTCGCTGTTGGTCACCCTGGGGCTGGGCTATGCGCTCTGGCGCAGGCGTCGCCGTCAGGCTTGA
- the eda gene encoding bifunctional 4-hydroxy-2-oxoglutarate aldolase/2-dehydro-3-deoxy-phosphogluconate aldolase gives MTPALQSHATLALCRLAPVIPVLVIDDLAQAEPLARALVAGGLPVLEVTLRTPCAIDAIAAMAKVPGARVGAGTVLTAHDASRAKAAGAEFVVSPGSAPGLIAACVAQRLPLLPGAVTATEVMTLLELGYRMLKFFPAGPGGPPLLNALNGPLPHAMFCPTGGVSLANATDYLSLTNVVCVGGSWVAPKTLMQSGDWDAITALAQEAAALPRRQPDS, from the coding sequence ATGACCCCTGCATTACAAAGCCATGCCACGCTGGCGCTCTGTCGCCTCGCCCCGGTTATCCCCGTTCTGGTGATCGACGATCTCGCACAGGCCGAACCCTTGGCGCGCGCCTTGGTCGCGGGCGGGCTTCCCGTGCTCGAAGTCACGTTGCGCACGCCCTGCGCCATCGACGCCATCGCCGCGATGGCCAAGGTCCCCGGCGCACGGGTCGGGGCGGGCACGGTTCTGACCGCGCATGACGCCTCTCGCGCCAAAGCCGCAGGCGCGGAATTCGTCGTTTCACCCGGATCGGCCCCCGGCCTCATCGCCGCCTGCGTCGCGCAACGCCTGCCGCTCCTGCCGGGCGCCGTGACCGCCACCGAAGTGATGACCTTGCTCGAACTTGGCTACCGGATGCTCAAATTCTTCCCGGCAGGGCCTGGCGGCCCGCCCCTTCTCAACGCGCTGAATGGGCCATTGCCGCACGCCATGTTCTGCCCGACGGGCGGCGTGAGCCTCGCGAATGCGACCGACTATCTGTCATTGACCAATGTTGTCTGCGTCGGCGGAAGTTGGGTCGCACCGAAAACGCTGATGCAATCGGGCGATTGGGACGCCATCACCGCCCTCGCCCAAGAGGCCGCTGCCCTGCCCCGCCGCCAACCCGATTCCTGA
- a CDS encoding peptidase S1, giving the protein MKTLLKTAIAVALTATFLAPVASAQNYGLNPAFGTARLSAGFMPDPVSRRGIQAGGDNHFTGSQGCPGGGWFANAPDYRLQYRAGNYPLTIYVDAPGDTMLLVNDPSAQWYCNDNSIGLNPAIRFNRPSSGQYDIWVGTYNRSRVRNATIYISER; this is encoded by the coding sequence ATGAAAACACTTTTGAAAACTGCGATTGCTGTTGCCCTCACCGCGACTTTTCTGGCCCCCGTCGCATCCGCACAGAACTATGGGCTGAACCCGGCTTTCGGCACGGCCCGGCTGTCGGCAGGGTTCATGCCAGATCCGGTGTCACGCCGTGGCATTCAGGCAGGCGGAGACAATCACTTTACCGGAAGCCAAGGCTGCCCTGGCGGGGGGTGGTTTGCAAACGCCCCGGACTATCGGCTGCAGTATCGCGCGGGCAATTACCCGCTGACGATTTATGTGGATGCCCCCGGTGACACGATGTTACTGGTCAATGATCCGTCGGCGCAATGGTACTGCAACGACAATTCAATCGGATTGAACCCTGCGATCCGGTTCAACCGCCCGTCGTCGGGTCAATATGATATCTGGGTGGGGACGTACAACCGAAGCCGCGTGCGCAACGCGACAATCTACATTTCCGAGCGCTGA
- a CDS encoding acyl-CoA dehydrogenase: MTERPTLKPKDAPDLSRFDWDDALNLESLLSEDERMLRDASRDFAQSVLQPRVIEAFRNETSDPGVFKLMGDAGLLGTTIPEEYGGLGAGYVTYGLVAREIERVDSGYRSMMSVQSSLVMYPIYAYGSEEQRRKYLPGLASGDLIGCFGLTEPDAGSDPAGMKTRAVKTATGYKITGTKMWISNSPFADVFVVWAKSDAHDGRIRGFVLEKGMKGLSAPKIEGKISLRASTTGEIVMEGVEVGEDALLPYVQGLKGPFGCLNRARYGIAWGVMGAAEFCWHSARQYGLDRKQFDKPLAATQLFQKKLADMQTEITLGLHASLQVGRLMDEAKAAPEMISLIKRNNCGKALDIARQSRDMHGGNGISEEFQVIRHMVNLETVNTYEGTHDVHALILGRAQTGIQAFY; encoded by the coding sequence ATGACCGAACGCCCGACTCTCAAGCCCAAAGACGCCCCGGACCTGTCGCGTTTCGACTGGGACGACGCCCTGAACCTTGAATCACTGCTCAGCGAAGACGAGCGCATGTTGCGCGATGCGTCGCGCGATTTCGCGCAGTCCGTCTTGCAGCCGCGCGTGATCGAGGCGTTCCGCAACGAGACCTCCGATCCCGGCGTGTTCAAGCTGATGGGCGACGCGGGCCTGTTGGGCACCACGATCCCCGAGGAATACGGCGGACTTGGCGCCGGCTATGTCACCTATGGCCTCGTCGCGCGCGAAATCGAGCGCGTCGATTCGGGCTATCGCAGCATGATGTCGGTGCAATCCTCGTTGGTCATGTATCCGATCTACGCCTATGGTTCCGAGGAACAGCGGCGCAAATATCTGCCCGGCCTCGCCTCGGGTGACCTGATCGGCTGCTTTGGCCTGACGGAACCCGACGCGGGCTCTGATCCGGCCGGCATGAAAACCCGCGCCGTGAAAACCGCGACCGGCTACAAGATCACCGGCACCAAGATGTGGATCTCGAACTCGCCGTTCGCCGATGTTTTCGTGGTCTGGGCAAAATCCGACGCCCATGACGGACGCATTCGCGGCTTTGTGCTGGAAAAGGGCATGAAGGGCCTGAGCGCGCCGAAAATCGAAGGCAAGATCAGCCTGCGCGCCTCGACCACCGGCGAAATCGTCATGGAGGGTGTCGAGGTCGGCGAAGACGCCTTGCTGCCCTACGTTCAAGGCCTCAAGGGGCCCTTCGGCTGCCTCAACCGCGCGCGCTACGGCATCGCCTGGGGTGTCATGGGGGCAGCGGAATTCTGCTGGCATTCCGCGCGCCAATACGGCCTCGATCGCAAGCAATTCGACAAGCCGCTCGCGGCAACGCAGCTGTTCCAGAAAAAGCTGGCCGACATGCAGACCGAAATCACACTGGGCCTGCACGCCAGCTTGCAGGTCGGTCGCCTGATGGACGAGGCCAAAGCCGCGCCCGAGATGATCAGCCTGATCAAGCGCAACAACTGCGGCAAAGCCCTGGATATTGCGCGCCAATCGCGCGACATGCACGGCGGCAACGGGATTTCCGAGGAATTTCAAGTCATTCGCCACATGGTGAACCTGGAAACCGTGAACACCTATGAGGGCACGCATGACGTCCACGCGCTGATCCTCGGACGGGCGCAGACCGGTATTCAGGCGTTCTACTGA
- a CDS encoding biotin transporter BioY — protein MAHSQTLVQASFGTSSMTRKALIMVAGSLLIALGAQISVPMLPVPMTLQTLAVLLVGFTAGSRLGAGAVLAYLAEGAVGLPVFSGGGAGAAWLVGPTGGFLFGFVAMAWAAGFLAERGTARGFVGTALSAVLVSALLYVPGVLWLTSVTPLDLNGAVTRGMIPFLLGDAVKAAVAALIVTGAWSALKNRRA, from the coding sequence ATGGCCCACTCGCAAACCCTCGTTCAGGCGTCGTTCGGCACGTCGTCGATGACCCGCAAGGCGCTTATCATGGTGGCCGGATCGCTGCTGATCGCGCTGGGGGCGCAAATCAGCGTGCCGATGCTGCCCGTTCCGATGACCTTGCAGACCCTTGCGGTGCTGCTGGTCGGCTTCACCGCCGGGTCGCGGCTGGGCGCGGGCGCGGTTCTGGCCTATCTGGCCGAGGGTGCGGTGGGGCTGCCGGTGTTTTCCGGCGGTGGTGCTGGGGCCGCGTGGCTGGTTGGCCCGACAGGCGGTTTCCTGTTTGGCTTTGTGGCCATGGCTTGGGCGGCGGGCTTTCTGGCCGAGCGCGGCACCGCGCGCGGATTTGTCGGCACGGCGCTGAGCGCCGTTCTTGTCTCGGCGCTGCTCTATGTGCCGGGCGTCTTGTGGCTGACCTCGGTCACACCGCTGGATCTGAACGGGGCCGTCACCCGCGGCATGATTCCCTTCCTGCTGGGTGATGCGGTCAAGGCGGCGGTTGCGGCGCTGATCGTCACCGGGGCGTGGAGCGCGTTGAAGAACCGCCGCGCCTGA